In one Moritella sp. 5 genomic region, the following are encoded:
- the glnG gene encoding nitrogen regulation protein NR(I) — protein sequence MTTATVWIVDDDSSIRWVLDKALKSQKFETSAFSGAHALLNKLEFEQPDIIISDIRMPEMSGLELMNKVHAIHPDLPIIIMTAHSDLDSAVNAYQAGAFEYLPKPFDIDEAVSLATRAVTHAREQSKNRRKNNKVAPVTEIIGEAPAMQEVFRAIGRLSRSSISVLINGESGTGKELVAQALHKHSPRVNNEFIALNMAAIPKDLIESELFGHEKGAFTGAAGVRNGRFEQANGGTLFLDEIGDMPIDIQTRLLRVLSDGQFYRVGGHSPVSVDVRIIAATHQNLEKKVADGSFREDLFHRLNVIRIHIPSLNERREDIPKLANHFLIRAGKELSVETKILSKEAQTYLANHHWSGNVRQLENICRWLTVMASGQEIFIADLPSEITEEQSPLISHGSAAQSGDWRTQLKTWTAQQLASGQSDILAEAMPDFERIMLQTALEYTQGHKQDAAKLLGWGRNTLTRKLKELDIN from the coding sequence ATGACAACAGCAACAGTTTGGATTGTCGATGACGATAGTTCTATCCGCTGGGTTCTCGACAAAGCATTAAAATCACAGAAATTTGAAACCTCTGCATTTAGTGGTGCGCATGCCTTATTAAATAAACTCGAATTCGAACAACCAGATATCATTATTTCTGATATCCGCATGCCAGAAATGAGCGGGTTAGAGTTAATGAATAAAGTACATGCCATTCACCCTGACCTCCCGATCATCATAATGACTGCCCATTCCGATCTCGACAGCGCAGTCAATGCGTATCAGGCTGGTGCATTTGAATACTTACCAAAACCGTTTGATATTGATGAAGCCGTATCCTTAGCGACTCGTGCCGTTACTCATGCCAGAGAGCAAAGCAAAAACCGCCGTAAGAATAATAAAGTCGCGCCAGTGACTGAAATTATTGGTGAAGCACCGGCCATGCAGGAAGTTTTTCGCGCTATCGGTCGCTTATCACGTTCTTCGATCAGCGTATTAATTAATGGTGAATCTGGCACAGGTAAAGAATTAGTTGCACAAGCGCTACACAAACACAGCCCACGCGTAAATAACGAATTCATTGCCTTAAACATGGCTGCAATTCCCAAAGATTTGATTGAATCAGAACTTTTTGGTCATGAAAAAGGTGCTTTCACTGGCGCAGCAGGTGTGCGTAATGGTCGCTTTGAACAAGCTAATGGCGGTACCCTATTTTTAGATGAGATCGGGGATATGCCGATTGATATTCAAACGCGATTATTGCGGGTACTTTCTGATGGGCAATTTTACCGTGTAGGGGGCCATTCTCCGGTAAGTGTGGATGTACGAATCATCGCAGCAACGCATCAAAACTTAGAAAAGAAAGTAGCTGATGGTAGTTTTCGTGAAGACTTATTCCATCGTTTGAACGTCATTCGTATTCATATTCCATCGTTAAATGAACGTCGAGAAGATATTCCTAAACTCGCCAATCATTTTTTAATCAGAGCGGGTAAAGAACTGAGTGTCGAAACCAAAATTCTCAGTAAAGAAGCACAAACCTATTTAGCCAATCATCATTGGTCCGGTAACGTTCGCCAACTTGAAAATATTTGTCGTTGGTTAACCGTGATGGCCAGCGGCCAAGAAATATTCATTGCTGATTTACCTTCTGAGATCACCGAAGAGCAATCGCCTTTAATAAGTCATGGTAGCGCGGCTCAAAGTGGCGACTGGCGCACACAATTAAAAACCTGGACGGCACAGCAACTCGCATCAGGGCAGAGTGATATCCTTGCTGAAGCAATGCCCGATTTTGAACGTATCATGTTACAAACCGCACTCGAGTACACTCAAGGTCATAAACAAGATGCAGCAAAACTACTGGGCTGGGGTCGTAATACCCTCACCCGTAAGTTGAAGGAACTCGATATTAATTAA
- a CDS encoding PilZ domain-containing protein: MPKKVTDILTQDELNLLQEVIESHADDVSREVFISHISKKMLNVLAQSDDIVLVTQSQQKEFRFPLYLISDGYSDELKELGPPDIIDHKGGEGRYWRLSDPKGLKVFDPQGEVLLGAVLNISTSGLFMLCSAQQFSSIDLNLQKGDRVNFYLKIPQRGFHLVKANVVRIENENNNGKGLALNFDIDNDLALILHNYIIEKHDSLN; encoded by the coding sequence ATGCCAAAGAAAGTGACGGATATTTTAACTCAAGATGAACTTAATTTATTACAGGAAGTAATAGAAAGTCATGCTGATGATGTTAGCCGTGAAGTATTTATTTCGCACATCTCAAAAAAAATGCTGAATGTATTAGCGCAATCTGATGACATTGTATTGGTAACGCAAAGCCAACAAAAAGAATTTCGTTTTCCGCTTTATCTTATAAGTGATGGCTATAGCGATGAACTAAAGGAGCTTGGTCCTCCCGATATCATTGATCATAAAGGTGGAGAAGGGCGTTATTGGCGCCTGTCGGATCCCAAAGGCTTAAAGGTATTTGATCCGCAAGGTGAAGTCTTATTGGGCGCTGTTCTGAATATATCGACGTCGGGTTTGTTTATGTTATGCAGTGCGCAGCAATTTTCGTCTATCGATTTGAACCTTCAAAAAGGGGACCGTGTGAACTTTTATTTAAAGATCCCACAACGTGGTTTTCATTTAGTTAAGGCTAACGTTGTACGGATTGAAAATGAAAATAATAATGGCAAAGGACTGGCGCTGAATTTTGATATTGATAATGACTTAGCTTTGATACTCCATAATTATATTATTGAGAAACATGATTCGCTGAATTAG
- a CDS encoding permease — translation MSLLLFLSIATLFLGPYLCKFVGSKSDRFAFFDSFIFVSIGGLVLFHILPELLESGGIAVLGLMLVGLFGPGIVEKIFHKVAKQTHSVTLILGVLGLVLHALTDGGALAIEDDQTAYLLAIGVVLHRFPVGLTVWWLLRPHYGRALPLAVLTAMSVATVAGTWLGGELIAHDSGNWLIWFQALVMGSILHVVFHQPYKQEHGKETQRDKFAAGTGSLIGAICLLAVLLPHWLGYASHDHGSEETVLVSKMAASPELQASIELHEHAEHEDHVGHDDHAGHDDHAGHDDHAGHDDHAGHDDHAGHDDHVGHNDHVGHDDHVGHDDHVRHDDHAGRDEHAGHAHGNGTAETLLRFVSLSLHAAPALLFAYILTWLINFVKPAFNQVGQLRSTGSVAGALKGTLIGLPLPICIPDASSMYKQLIKAGCGSALAVSFLVASPVIGFDALLISLPLLGAEWVGIRLVMAIILAVTLGLLIGLLFKKHDLNTETYATPEQLKQSTSRLKHAFEHGFAHLIDHTAPWVLFGLIAAATFTPTIGWQFLQQEPWLQVVLAILIALPFHFCATGITPVLAIMLIAGVSPGAVVAFSLVGPTLNLDLYRFIKDNQGKHIAIAVVMAIVTVALLLGLGIMYWVPELPKPWLTLAPHWQDDWWRYLSLVIVTVLFSISILRRGARSFMLELLPHSFRNAKPHHHHHH, via the coding sequence ATGTCTTTACTTTTATTTTTGAGCATCGCGACACTCTTTCTCGGCCCTTACTTATGTAAATTTGTCGGTTCTAAATCTGATCGCTTTGCTTTCTTTGATAGTTTTATCTTTGTTTCCATTGGCGGTTTGGTGTTATTCCATATCTTGCCTGAATTATTGGAAAGTGGGGGTATTGCCGTTCTTGGACTGATGCTCGTTGGCTTATTTGGCCCCGGCATTGTGGAAAAAATATTTCATAAAGTCGCAAAACAAACCCATTCTGTTACCTTGATATTAGGCGTGTTAGGCCTAGTATTACACGCTCTCACCGATGGTGGTGCGCTTGCGATTGAAGATGATCAGACCGCTTATTTGTTGGCAATCGGTGTGGTACTCCATCGTTTTCCTGTTGGTTTGACTGTATGGTGGTTATTACGTCCGCATTATGGCAGAGCGTTACCGTTAGCGGTATTAACGGCAATGTCAGTGGCAACGGTTGCAGGCACTTGGCTGGGTGGAGAACTGATCGCACATGATAGTGGCAATTGGTTGATCTGGTTCCAAGCATTAGTGATGGGTTCTATTTTACATGTTGTATTTCACCAGCCCTATAAACAGGAACACGGTAAAGAAACTCAACGTGATAAATTTGCTGCTGGTACGGGTAGCTTAATTGGTGCTATCTGTTTACTTGCGGTATTACTGCCGCATTGGTTAGGTTATGCGTCGCATGATCACGGTTCGGAAGAAACCGTGTTGGTATCAAAAATGGCGGCATCCCCTGAGCTACAGGCCAGTATCGAATTACATGAGCATGCGGAACATGAAGACCACGTGGGACACGATGACCATGCAGGACACGATGACCATGCAGGACATGATGACCATGCAGGACATGATGACCATGCAGGACATGATGACCATGCAGGACATGATGACCATGTGGGACATAATGACCATGTGGGACATGATGACCATGTGGGACATGATGACCATGTGAGACATGATGACCATGCGGGACGTGATGAGCATGCGGGACATGCGCACGGTAATGGAACAGCTGAAACCTTATTACGATTTGTGAGCTTGTCGTTACATGCGGCCCCGGCGTTATTGTTCGCTTATATCCTGACATGGCTGATTAATTTTGTGAAACCTGCATTCAATCAGGTTGGCCAATTACGCAGTACTGGTTCAGTCGCAGGTGCATTAAAAGGCACGCTGATTGGTTTACCTCTGCCGATATGTATTCCAGATGCATCAAGCATGTATAAGCAATTGATTAAAGCGGGCTGCGGTTCTGCATTAGCAGTGTCATTTTTGGTGGCATCACCTGTGATAGGGTTTGATGCATTACTTATTTCACTACCGTTATTAGGTGCTGAGTGGGTTGGTATTCGTTTAGTGATGGCGATAATTTTAGCGGTAACATTGGGTTTATTGATTGGGTTATTGTTTAAGAAACATGATTTAAATACCGAAACGTATGCGACACCTGAACAGCTAAAACAATCTACATCGCGTTTGAAGCATGCTTTTGAACATGGCTTTGCGCATTTAATTGATCATACAGCACCTTGGGTATTGTTTGGCTTAATTGCTGCAGCAACCTTTACCCCGACGATTGGTTGGCAGTTTTTACAGCAAGAACCTTGGTTACAAGTGGTTCTGGCGATCTTGATTGCGTTACCCTTTCATTTTTGTGCGACGGGTATTACCCCTGTATTAGCGATTATGCTTATTGCTGGCGTATCGCCTGGTGCGGTTGTTGCCTTTAGTTTAGTGGGACCAACGCTTAACTTAGATTTATACCGCTTTATTAAAGATAACCAAGGTAAGCACATTGCAATCGCTGTGGTTATGGCGATTGTCACTGTAGCCTTGTTATTAGGTCTGGGGATTATGTATTGGGTACCTGAATTGCCTAAGCCATGGTTAACGCTAGCACCACATTGGCAAGATGATTGGTGGCGTTATTTAAGTTTAGTCATTGTGACGGTTCTATTTTCGATAAGTATTTTACGTCGCGGTGCGCGTAGCTTTATGTTGGAATTATTACCGCATAGTTTTAGAAATGCCAAACCGCATCATCATCACCATCATTAG
- a CDS encoding DNA-binding transcriptional regulator YciT, giving the protein MQQRHTDIINLVNEKGRASVGEMSNKLGVSEVTIRHDLNKLEKEGFIRRVHGGATPHNTDNVSHRITVNYEHKRKMAMCAASLVEHGETVMIEGGSANALLAKELGKRSDVTIITPSSYIAHLMKETDVKIIVLGGLYQHESESMVGTLTRLCIKHTHFTKAFLGIDGLHPNTGFTSRNMMRADVGVAILEKGAQNIVITDSSKFGQVHNTPLYQFDQVDMVITDEDASLEYVHLLEKHNIKVVK; this is encoded by the coding sequence ATGCAGCAACGACATACTGATATTATTAATCTTGTAAATGAAAAGGGACGTGCTTCTGTTGGCGAAATGTCGAATAAGCTGGGTGTTTCAGAGGTCACGATCCGTCATGACCTGAACAAGTTAGAAAAAGAAGGGTTCATCCGTCGTGTTCATGGTGGAGCTACTCCGCATAATACTGATAATGTGTCTCATCGTATTACGGTCAATTATGAGCACAAGCGTAAAATGGCTATGTGTGCAGCAAGCCTTGTTGAACATGGCGAAACTGTCATGATCGAAGGGGGTAGTGCTAATGCTTTACTGGCAAAAGAACTGGGAAAACGTAGTGATGTAACCATCATTACGCCGAGCAGCTATATTGCCCATTTAATGAAAGAAACCGATGTGAAGATTATTGTGTTAGGTGGTCTTTACCAACATGAAAGTGAAAGTATGGTGGGTACCTTGACGCGTCTTTGCATCAAACATACTCACTTCACTAAGGCGTTCTTAGGTATTGATGGTTTGCATCCAAATACGGGCTTTACGAGCCGTAATATGATGCGTGCTGATGTCGGTGTGGCTATCTTAGAGAAAGGTGCACAAAATATTGTCATCACGGATTCTTCTAAATTCGGTCAAGTTCATAATACGCCATTATATCAATTTGATCAGGTTGATATGGTGATTACTGACGAAGATGCGTCGTTAGAATATGTACATTTATTAGAAAAACATAATATTAAAGTCGTAAAATAA
- a CDS encoding HAD family acid phosphatase: MKAIVIDIDDTVLDFGSRLREFVNHQYDKQVTGKPLAWDLCEWLGVKEGQDVKILKEFASSWQFGALDALPGASRILTKLIQEGYDIFCITACSRDPKVEALRRANMYHCFGNIFQDIFFVEFGESKATYLNKIQQTHEIHAFVDDKYDNLLDAKNAGVDNCIMIKQPHNKAFRERVTSAHDWYEISYIIQTWHEKTWSVQ, from the coding sequence ATGAAAGCGATAGTCATTGATATTGATGATACGGTATTAGATTTTGGTTCTCGGTTACGTGAGTTTGTTAATCACCAATATGATAAACAAGTGACTGGTAAGCCCTTAGCATGGGATTTATGCGAGTGGTTAGGTGTTAAAGAAGGTCAAGATGTTAAAATATTAAAAGAGTTTGCATCTAGTTGGCAGTTTGGTGCATTAGATGCGCTGCCAGGTGCTTCGCGAATTCTAACTAAATTAATTCAAGAAGGTTATGATATTTTTTGTATTACCGCGTGTAGTCGTGATCCTAAGGTGGAAGCGTTACGTCGAGCAAACATGTATCATTGCTTCGGTAATATTTTTCAAGATATATTTTTTGTTGAGTTTGGAGAGTCAAAAGCGACTTATTTAAACAAGATTCAACAGACGCATGAGATCCATGCTTTTGTAGATGATAAATATGATAATTTACTGGATGCGAAAAATGCTGGGGTTGATAATTGCATTATGATAAAGCAACCGCATAATAAAGCGTTCAGAGAAAGAGTAACGAGTGCACACGACTGGTATGAAATTTCATATATTATACAAACGTGGCATGAAAAAACATGGTCGGTACAATAA
- the hemN gene encoding oxygen-independent coproporphyrinogen III oxidase gives MLNQKLVWDQAMIEKYNYSGPRYTSYPTALEFDESFGYQDFRFACDETPDKPLSLYVHIPFCHKLCYYCGCNKVITRHQHKADPYLDVLEAEIKQQAVFFKNRNVSQLHWGGGTPTFLTQPQIQRLMDALKNSFNFDDDAEISIEVDPREIELSTIDLLAKVGFNRLSLGVQDFDKKVQAAINRDQDEDFIFALIKRAHELGFKSTNIDLIYGLPHQTKATFHKTLERVLDLDPARLTVFNYAHLPSLFAGQRKMKEEDMPSPADRLAILEDAIAFLTDNGYQFIGMDHFAKPDDELAIAQREGILHRNFQGYTTQGETDLLGLGVSSISQIGNAYSQNQKELKTYYQQVDELGHAQWRGVGLNDDDSIRRAVIKQLMCNFELDMDKIADTFELDFATYFAEDMALLQTFINDELVIIKGNMLQVAPKGKLLIRNICMCFDVYLRQRARQQQFSRVI, from the coding sequence ATGCTAAATCAAAAATTGGTCTGGGATCAGGCTATGATCGAAAAATATAATTACAGTGGTCCAAGATATACATCTTATCCAACTGCGTTGGAATTTGATGAGTCTTTCGGTTATCAAGACTTCCGCTTTGCTTGTGATGAGACACCTGATAAGCCGTTGTCATTGTATGTGCATATTCCTTTCTGTCATAAGCTTTGTTATTACTGTGGTTGTAACAAGGTCATTACCCGCCATCAGCATAAAGCCGATCCGTACCTTGATGTGCTTGAAGCTGAGATCAAGCAACAAGCTGTATTTTTCAAAAACCGTAACGTATCGCAATTACATTGGGGCGGTGGCACTCCAACATTTTTAACTCAACCACAAATCCAACGTTTGATGGATGCGTTAAAAAACAGCTTTAATTTTGACGACGATGCTGAAATTTCAATTGAAGTTGACCCGCGTGAAATTGAACTAAGTACCATTGATTTATTAGCGAAAGTTGGCTTTAATCGTTTGAGCCTAGGCGTGCAAGATTTCGATAAAAAAGTACAAGCGGCAATTAACCGTGATCAAGATGAAGACTTCATTTTTGCGCTTATCAAACGTGCTCATGAATTAGGGTTCAAATCGACCAATATTGATTTAATTTATGGCTTACCACATCAAACCAAAGCAACTTTTCACAAAACGCTAGAGCGTGTGCTTGATTTAGACCCTGCACGTTTAACGGTATTCAATTATGCGCATTTACCAAGCTTGTTTGCAGGTCAGCGTAAAATGAAAGAAGAAGATATGCCGTCGCCTGCGGATCGCTTAGCTATTTTAGAAGATGCGATTGCATTTTTGACCGATAACGGTTATCAATTTATTGGTATGGATCATTTTGCAAAACCGGATGATGAATTAGCGATTGCTCAGCGCGAAGGTATACTACACCGTAATTTCCAAGGTTATACCACTCAAGGTGAAACGGATTTGTTGGGGTTAGGAGTATCATCAATTAGCCAAATTGGTAATGCTTATTCACAGAATCAAAAAGAGCTGAAAACTTATTATCAACAGGTTGATGAACTTGGTCACGCACAATGGCGTGGCGTGGGTCTGAATGATGATGATTCGATTCGTCGCGCGGTGATTAAACAGCTAATGTGTAATTTTGAGCTGGATATGGATAAGATTGCGGATACTTTCGAACTTGATTTTGCCACTTACTTTGCTGAAGATATGGCATTATTACAAACCTTCATTAACGATGAACTGGTCATTATTAAAGGTAATATGTTGCAGGTCGCACCGAAAGGAAAATTGTTGATCCGTAATATTTGTATGTGTTTTGATGTGTATTTACGTCAACGTGCACGTCAGCAACAGTTTTCTCGCGTGATTTAA
- a CDS encoding DUF2489 domain-containing protein, with protein MQASWMILIGIGCLIILALSVYAGRLLYRIKAQQVQQSNQQNDAIAARKVRITESVQIIAKAMGSEECDLSEGAIRISKLLAAIPAVEPVDWAQEYPDLHAFYDKIKHMPIMDARSELPKKARMQFDLDRFRFEGEYAERVQKDVARLTTFEC; from the coding sequence ATGCAAGCAAGTTGGATGATTTTAATCGGCATCGGATGCCTGATCATTCTGGCATTATCAGTGTATGCAGGACGTTTACTGTATCGTATAAAAGCGCAACAAGTGCAGCAGTCAAATCAACAAAACGACGCTATTGCTGCACGTAAAGTCCGTATTACTGAAAGTGTACAGATCATTGCTAAAGCAATGGGCAGTGAAGAATGTGACCTTTCTGAAGGCGCGATTCGTATCAGTAAATTATTGGCTGCTATACCAGCTGTAGAACCTGTGGATTGGGCTCAAGAATATCCTGATTTACATGCGTTTTATGACAAAATAAAACATATGCCAATCATGGATGCTCGCAGTGAATTACCAAAAAAAGCCCGTATGCAATTTGATTTAGATCGTTTTCGTTTTGAAGGTGAATATGCAGAACGTGTGCAAAAAGACGTAGCCCGCTTAACTACGTTTGAATGTTAA
- the yihI gene encoding Der GTPase-activating protein YihI, whose translation MTRKRKERSGGPLAIAKSDRKKRETNTQALEARKHKRLKKRKGLTSGNKTTEAVKGKKGTGGSRKSGDPRVGSKAPIQLLTTLTPVAQPAIIKVKQPKAEVKLVAPVLTFEQELDKLENDARLSGLLLRLDNNEVLNSDDQAYVDEGVDRHAFLLEELGYADDEEFEEDYDEDEWDEEMMAELDAKSLQTNHEKLSEDELYERFLATEKKLKNNDNED comes from the coding sequence ATGACTCGTAAAAGAAAAGAACGCTCAGGCGGCCCGCTAGCTATTGCTAAATCAGATCGCAAAAAGCGTGAAACAAATACCCAAGCGTTAGAAGCGCGTAAGCATAAACGTTTAAAAAAGCGTAAAGGGTTAACATCAGGTAATAAAACCACGGAAGCTGTGAAAGGTAAAAAAGGCACAGGTGGTTCACGTAAGTCGGGCGATCCAAGAGTTGGCAGTAAAGCACCTATTCAATTGCTAACGACACTGACACCAGTTGCACAACCTGCGATTATTAAAGTGAAACAACCTAAAGCTGAAGTTAAGCTTGTTGCACCTGTATTAACGTTTGAGCAAGAGCTAGACAAACTAGAAAATGATGCACGCTTAAGTGGTCTATTACTACGTTTAGATAACAATGAAGTGCTAAACAGTGATGACCAAGCATATGTCGATGAAGGTGTTGATCGTCATGCATTCTTACTTGAAGAACTTGGTTACGCTGATGACGAAGAATTTGAAGAAGATTATGACGAAGATGAGTGGGATGAAGAGATGATGGCTGAACTTGATGCTAAATCACTACAAACTAATCATGAGAAATTATCGGAAGATGAGTTGTATGAACGCTTCTTAGCAACAGAAAAAAAATTAAAGAATAACGATAACGAGGACTAA
- a CDS encoding cytochrome c, with amino-acid sequence MKSLVLSFAMLIGLMGTAQAAGDAAAGEALSGTCAACHGADGNSPASIYPKLAGQNASYIVKQLKDFQLAMKTGGEKGRNDPTMMGMSAMLTEQNIQDLAAFFASKTMKPEETPEDVIAAGQQLYRGGDIERGIAGCAACHGPRGNGSETAKFPKISGQHADYIKAQLEKFSSQERANDQNGMMHDIAYKLKPADMEIISKYLGGLH; translated from the coding sequence ATGAAAAGTCTTGTCTTATCTTTTGCAATGTTAATCGGATTAATGGGTACCGCTCAAGCTGCAGGGGATGCAGCAGCGGGTGAAGCTCTTTCCGGTACATGTGCTGCGTGTCATGGTGCTGATGGTAATAGTCCAGCAAGTATCTATCCTAAGTTAGCGGGGCAAAATGCGTCGTACATTGTTAAGCAGTTGAAAGATTTTCAACTGGCGATGAAAACCGGTGGTGAAAAGGGTCGTAATGATCCAACCATGATGGGGATGTCTGCAATGTTAACTGAACAAAACATCCAGGATCTTGCGGCGTTTTTTGCGTCTAAAACCATGAAACCTGAAGAAACACCTGAAGATGTTATCGCTGCAGGTCAGCAATTATATCGTGGTGGTGATATCGAACGTGGTATTGCTGGCTGTGCTGCATGTCATGGCCCACGTGGTAATGGTAGCGAAACAGCTAAATTCCCGAAAATATCAGGTCAACACGCTGATTATATTAAAGCGCAATTAGAGAAATTCAGTAGCCAAGAACGTGCAAATGACCAAAATGGTATGATGCATGACATTGCTTATAAATTGAAACCTGCCGATATGGAAATTATTTCTAAATATCTAGGTGGTCTTCACTAA
- the yihA gene encoding ribosome biogenesis GTP-binding protein YihA/YsxC has protein sequence MDNKKIHFENAAFRISAPDISHLTDDSGIEIAFAGRSNAGKSSALNTLTRQKSLARTSKTPGRTQLINVFEIEEGKRLIDLPGYGFAKVPFEVKKKWQKALGEYLQKRDSLKGIVVLMDIRHPLKDLDKQLILWAIDSDIPVMALLTKADKLKQGVRSKTVKEVKEAVKEFGGDVTVAPFSSLKHTGIDVLKNKLCEWYDLEPATGMPSEDDEAFDDSDSEYINED, from the coding sequence TTGGATAACAAAAAGATACACTTCGAAAACGCTGCATTTAGGATTAGTGCGCCAGACATTAGTCACCTAACAGATGATTCGGGCATTGAAATTGCTTTCGCTGGGCGATCTAATGCTGGTAAATCAAGTGCATTGAACACATTGACACGTCAAAAAAGCTTAGCGAGAACCAGTAAAACCCCTGGCCGTACACAACTTATTAACGTATTTGAAATCGAAGAAGGCAAACGTCTCATCGATTTACCAGGTTATGGTTTTGCTAAAGTACCTTTTGAAGTAAAGAAAAAATGGCAGAAAGCTTTAGGTGAATACCTACAAAAACGCGATTCATTAAAAGGTATCGTGGTATTAATGGATATTCGTCACCCATTAAAAGATTTAGATAAACAATTAATTCTTTGGGCGATTGATTCTGATATTCCAGTGATGGCGCTATTAACGAAAGCTGATAAGTTAAAACAAGGCGTTCGTAGTAAAACTGTTAAAGAAGTAAAAGAAGCGGTAAAAGAATTTGGTGGTGACGTAACAGTCGCACCATTCTCATCATTGAAGCATACTGGCATTGATGTACTTAAAAACAAACTATGCGAGTGGTATGATCTTGAGCCTGCGACGGGTATGCCAAGTGAAGACGACGAAGCATTTGACGATAGCGATTCTGAGTACATTAACGAAGACTAA